The genomic interval GGCCTCGGCGGCTACCAGGAGGTCCGGGTCCGCCGGGGAGGCGACCAGGTGCGGGAAGCCGCCGAAGTCGTCCATGACGTGGTCCAGGGTGACCGTCGGCTCGGTGTCCGAGAGGTCCACGGAGCCGAGCGCGCCCGTCCAGGTGTCCTTGGCATAGCCGAACCAGAGCTGGCCGCCGGCCGTCGCCAGCGTGGTGGGGCCGGCGTACGCGCCCGCACCGGTGCCGGTGTCGAACCGCGCGGTCTCCCGCAGGGTGGCGGTGTCCACGGCAGCGATCGCCCCGGCATCCCGCAACGCCACGTAGAGCGTCCCGGAGTCCGCGGAGAGGGCGAGCCCCCAGGCGCCGGCCGCACCGTCGATACGCTGGACGACCTGGCCCTGGTAATCGGTCACCAGGACGCTGCCGCCGACCGGGTCGCTGAGGAAGACGTGCTGATGGACGCCGTCGACCACGATGTCCTTGTACGAGCTGATCGGCAGTGCGCCGCTGTTGGCGTCCGCGCTCGCGGCGGGTGCTCCGACACCCAGGAGCGACAGCCCAAGGGCCGCGGTGAGCGCAGCCCCGCCCACGCGTCGTCGAGTCTTCATCTGTATGGTCCCCTCCTCTTCGCCCTACGCGGACCGTTTCCGCACAGGGCGTGACGGACGGAGCGGTCGGGTCTCCCCGACCACCCGTCGCAACCACCAAGCTAGGAGGTACCACTGACACATCGTCGGCCCAGCCGATGACGGGGCACTCCGGTGCCGTGCCGGAGCAGGGTGAGCGGCTGCACGTCGTGCGGCTCGTGGGCGGGACCGGGTGAAGTTCCCCCAGGACCCGGAGGGCGGTCAGGCCGGCTCCGGATCGTAGGCCCTGTGACGTTTCGCAGCAGGTACGCGCTGTACTTTTCAGGCCGCCCATGTGACGGGTGTGCCGCCAGTGAACTTGCCGACCTGCGTTTCCGTCCCGGAACCGCCTGCCCTCCACTGGTCCACCCGGCCCGGGCATTTCAAGGAAAGGTGTTCATGCAAGAGCAAGGAGCGGGCAGCGGCCTGAAAGTCGCGGCCTGGGTACTGGTGCCACTCGGACTGTTCCTGGCGGTAGGAGGCATCGGGTACTTCTTCACGCACTACCAGGGGGCCACCGTCATGAGCGAGGCGATGGAGCCCACGTACCACCAGGGCGACCGGCTGGTCATCGAGCGCATCGACGCGGACGAGGTACGCAGGGGTGATGTCGTGCTCGTCGATGTGCCCGATCGCTACAAGGGCGGTCCGGTCCTGCAGCGAGTCATCGGGATGACCGGCGATCACGTGGTGTCCGACGGACATCGGATCACGGTGAACGGCAAGCCGGTCGACGAGCCGTATCTGATGCGCGGCGAAGTGAACCCGGCGACCGGGCCGTACGACGTGCGGGTGCCGGACGGGCGGCTGTTCCTGCTGGGCGATCACCGGTGGAACTCCAACGACTCGCGGTTCTTCCTCGACGAGCAGTCGGGCAGTGTCGCGGACTCCGGGGTGCTCGGGCGCGTGAGTAGGAGTTTCGCCGTGCCGGCGGCTTCGGGGACGCTCGGAGTCCTCGGGATCCTGCTGGCCCTGGTCGGGACCGGTTTGGGGATCGGCGGACACGTGGCCGGACGGAGCGCCCGGCGCTCGATCACGGCTGCGCCGCCTTGGCCCGCGGCTTATTGAGGCACCAGCGACTGCGCATCTGCCGGCCTACTCCCCGGGGATCGCGTGCGGCGTCATCCCGCGGGGCCTCGGCAAAGGCCAGGAAACCCCCTCGGCCGTGGCGAGGCCCCGAGCCCCCACTCCTCTCCTGCGTGCGCGGTGCGTGAGCGGACGGTCTTACACAGCGCGTCACGAGCAGCATCGGGCACGTGGCCGCGCGCCGCTGACCAGGCAGGACAGTACTACGCGGCCGCTCACAGGCTGCCCGGCACGGATCCGATCCCACGCACGGTGCGGTGGAACGACAAAGCGGCACGCCACCTCGTTGGCGGCGGCCGCACCGTGATCGGCCCGGACCAGGTAAAGGCGCAGGTCGTTGTCAGCCGCGCTACCCGCACTGGTGTGGACATCGCCGTTGTCGACGTACAGCTCCGCGCCTGAGTCCCGAGCGCGACGCTCCCGCATTCCCGCTGCGCTCGGTGCACCGAAAGAGTGAATTCCCCCGCCGCTCTTATTGCGAGAGGCTTGCAATAGGGCGTGCGTACCCCTTTCGGCCCAGTGGTCGGCGACTGTGTCGTCGCGGATTTTCTGGCGTGCTCGCTTGGCTGCATTGCCGCTCCGACCGGCCTGTTCACCCTTCGTGGACCACGTGCTCGACCCGGGAATGCGGTCTGGGTGTGCACGGGAGCCGGTTTCGGCGTGCTTGTCTACGGCTGCGCAGTCTTTGGGTGCTGACGGGCCCGCGTATCGAGCCGCCCCGTCGATCGACCCTTGCCTGCCCGACCGCTCGGTTCGCAATCTCCTGCCGCGGCACCGAACGCCATCCCCCATCAGCCCGCCCCTCCCTTTCGCATGCCCCGACGCATGCCTGGCAGGGGTCAGCAGACAGAAGGAACGCCGTGAAGGTTTCCCCGTGCAGGGCCCGTTCGCGAAGGGTCCTGGACCAGTCCCTGCTCGTCCTCGGTGCCACCACTCTGACCGCAGGACTGGGAGCGATGACCCTCGCCCCGAGCCCCAGCGCCGCCTCCAGCCACCGCGAGGCGCCCTTGATCGCCGGTGACCCGCGTGCGGACAACACCGACGTGTACGCGTTCACCAGCCCCGACAAGGCCGACACCGTCACCATGGTGGCGAACTGGATCCCGATGGAGGAGCCCAACGGCGGCCCGAACTTCTACGCGTTCGGCGACGACCTGCGCTACAACATCAAGATCGACAACACCGGGGACGGTGTAGCCGACGTCACCTACAGCTGGCGCTTCCGCAGCAGCTACCGCGACGACGCCAACCAGTTCCTCTACAACACCGGCCGGGTCACCTCGTTGAACGACCCGGACCTCAACTTCCGCCAGGTCTACGACCTGGTCGTCACGACCGGAGGGAAGAGCCGAACGCTCCTGTCGGGCGTGCCCGCAGCCCCGTCCCGCACGGGCAAGGCGTCGATGCCCGACTACGCGGCCCTGCGCAAGCAGGCGACCTTCGGTCTGCCGGGCGGCGGCAAGACGTACACGGGGCAGGCCGAGGACCCGTTCTTCGCCGATCTGCGCGTCTTCGACCTCCTCTACGGCGGCGACCTGAGCGAGCGGGGGCAGGACACCCTGGCCGGCTACAACGTCAACACCATCGCCATCCAGGTCCCCAAGAAGCAGCTCGCCCTCCGGGGCAACTCCTCCCGCAACCCGGTGATCGGCGTGTGGTCGACCACCGATCGCGCGGGCGTCACCGTCGCCGACTCCCGTGACAAGAAGGGCAAGAGCGGCGCGAAGCAGTGGAAGCAGGTCTCCCGCCTCGGGAACCCGCTGGTCAACGAGGTCGTCGTCCCGATCAGGTTCAAGGACGCCTTCAACACCCTCAACCCGAGCCAGGACCGCACCGTCCAGCCCGTCGTCGACAAGGTGTACGACCCGATCCTGCCCAAGCTCATCCAGCAGGTCTACGGCATCCCCGCCCCCGCGACGCCCCGCAACGACCTCGCCGAGATCTACCTGACGGGCATCTGCAAGGTGTGCGGTCCGATCAAGGCCGACCTCAACGCTCACCGCCTCAACAAGGACGCGCCGCTCAGGAAGATCGTCCCGGCGGAGGAGCTGCGCCTGAACATGGCGGTGCCGCCCACCGCCAAGCCTCAGCGCCTCGGTGTCCTGGCGGGTGACCTGGCCGGCTTCCCGAACGGGCGGCGTCTCGCCGACGACGTCATCGACATCTCGCTCCAGGCCGTCGAGGGCGCCGCCCAGACCGGCGTTCTCGTCCCCGCGCTCGCGGAGGGCGACAAGGTGAACGCCAACGAGGTCCCGTTCGGCGTCTCGTTCCCCTACGTCGCGCTGCCGCACACCAAGAACGTCAACCGCGGCCCCGGTGCGGCAGGCCGCACCGCCGAGCAGTCCTCGATGGAGAACACCGCGGCGACCCCCGTCACGAAGACCACCCAGGCCGCGGCGCTCGCCGGAGTCGGCGCGCTCCTTCTCGGCGTCGGCGGCTTCCGCCTCCGCCGTCGCGGCAAGGACAGCTGAACCGGCAGGCGACGGACATCTGACGCGGTGCCCGGGCCGGGCCGGAGAACGCCGCCCCGGCCCGGGCACCGGGGCTCCAGCAGCTTCGAACATTCGGGAGGGAATTCCGTGCACCCGGACCACACCGGACCCCCGCACCAGCCGCCACCTCGCTCACGCGGCGGCAGACGGCTGCGGGACACCGTGGTCACCCTGGCCCTGGGCGCGGCGATGTTCGCCGCCGGCGCGGTCATGCTGGCGCCCGATCAGACCACTGTTTCCCCTCCGTCGGGCCAAGGCCGGCCGGGGGCTTCTCCACCCCGTGGGTCGATCGAGGCGCTCCAGGCCCGGGTGACCCGCCTGCCGAAGGATCCGGGGGGCTGGGCCGCCCTGGGCATGGCTTACGTCCAGCAGGCCCGTTCCACCGCCGACCCGGCCACGTACGACCTGGCCGAGAAGGCGCTGCGTACCTCGTTCACGGTGCAGGCCGAGGGCAACACGGAGGCCGAGATCGGCATGGGCGCCCTGGCCGCGGCGCGCCACGACTTCCCCGCCGCGTTGGGCTGGGCGCGCAAGGCCACCGCCAGTGGCCCGTACAGCTCCTCCGCCCACGGGGTCCTGGCCGACGCGTACACCCAGTTGGGCCGCTACGACGAAGCCGACGAGGCCGTCCAGAAGATGACGGACCTGCGCCCGGACGCCGCATCCCTCGCCCGCGCCTCCTACGCCTCCGAGCTGAAGGGGGACACCGACCGGGCCCGCGCCCTCATGCGTCGGTCCCTGGCGGCAGCGTCGACCCGGGCCGACACCGCGTTCGCCCACAACGTCCTGGCTACCCTGGACCTCCAGGACGCCGACACCCGTGCAGCCCTGGCGCGGACGCGGACGGGGCTCAGGGCCGCCCCGAACGATGCGGCGCTTCTGGAGACCCGGGCCCGCGCTCACCTGGCCCTGGGCGACACCGGCAGAGCCCTCGCCGACTACCGGGCGGCCATCGCCATCGCCCCTCTGCCGCACTACCTCCTGGGGCTCGGCGAACTCGAACAGTCGCTGGGCCACCGCGGACAGGCCGAGGAGCAGTACGCACTCCTGCGCGCCCAGGACCGGATCCGGCAGGCCGCCGGGGGCCCGGCGGACACCGACGCGATCCTCTTCGAAGCCGATCACGGTAGCGCGCGAAACGCCGTGACCATGGCCGAACAGACCCTGCGTAACCGCCCTTTCGTCGCCGTCCACGACGCGTACGC from Streptomyces sp. CA-278952 carries:
- the lepB gene encoding signal peptidase I, whose translation is MQEQGAGSGLKVAAWVLVPLGLFLAVGGIGYFFTHYQGATVMSEAMEPTYHQGDRLVIERIDADEVRRGDVVLVDVPDRYKGGPVLQRVIGMTGDHVVSDGHRITVNGKPVDEPYLMRGEVNPATGPYDVRVPDGRLFLLGDHRWNSNDSRFFLDEQSGSVADSGVLGRVSRSFAVPAASGTLGVLGILLALVGTGLGIGGHVAGRSARRSITAAPPWPAAY
- a CDS encoding DUF4331 domain-containing protein, which gives rise to MKVSPCRARSRRVLDQSLLVLGATTLTAGLGAMTLAPSPSAASSHREAPLIAGDPRADNTDVYAFTSPDKADTVTMVANWIPMEEPNGGPNFYAFGDDLRYNIKIDNTGDGVADVTYSWRFRSSYRDDANQFLYNTGRVTSLNDPDLNFRQVYDLVVTTGGKSRTLLSGVPAAPSRTGKASMPDYAALRKQATFGLPGGGKTYTGQAEDPFFADLRVFDLLYGGDLSERGQDTLAGYNVNTIAIQVPKKQLALRGNSSRNPVIGVWSTTDRAGVTVADSRDKKGKSGAKQWKQVSRLGNPLVNEVVVPIRFKDAFNTLNPSQDRTVQPVVDKVYDPILPKLIQQVYGIPAPATPRNDLAEIYLTGICKVCGPIKADLNAHRLNKDAPLRKIVPAEELRLNMAVPPTAKPQRLGVLAGDLAGFPNGRRLADDVIDISLQAVEGAAQTGVLVPALAEGDKVNANEVPFGVSFPYVALPHTKNVNRGPGAAGRTAEQSSMENTAATPVTKTTQAAALAGVGALLLGVGGFRLRRRGKDS
- a CDS encoding tetratricopeptide repeat protein; translation: MHPDHTGPPHQPPPRSRGGRRLRDTVVTLALGAAMFAAGAVMLAPDQTTVSPPSGQGRPGASPPRGSIEALQARVTRLPKDPGGWAALGMAYVQQARSTADPATYDLAEKALRTSFTVQAEGNTEAEIGMGALAAARHDFPAALGWARKATASGPYSSSAHGVLADAYTQLGRYDEADEAVQKMTDLRPDAASLARASYASELKGDTDRARALMRRSLAAASTRADTAFAHNVLATLDLQDADTRAALARTRTGLRAAPNDAALLETRARAHLALGDTGRALADYRAAIAIAPLPHYLLGLGELEQSLGHRGQAEEQYALLRAQDRIRQAAGGPADTDAILFEADHGSARNAVTMAEQTLRNRPFVAVHDAYAWALHRAGRDAEALVQADKALATGTRSALFRYHRAVVHHALGDPDAARHDLTEALREPAFHPLHADAARDLLRRIDTTP